The Streptococcus iniae genome contains the following window.
AAGGGATTGCTGGAATCATCCCTAAAACGATCATCAAAGTGGCCATCATTGCCATATATACTAAGTCTTTTGTTTTAAACATAAAGTCTCCTCAATTAAAATAAATAGAACTGTGCCTTGCACATTCAGGATTAAATGGTTTCTGACAATTTGGACATGCCTTTGTTTCATACTCTTTTCTTGACAAGAAGGTGCGACAGGCTCCACAAATTACTGGAAGTGCTTCTGAAGTATCTGTGGCTGCAAAAGGATGGTTTTCCATCTCATCATGGCAGTGATAACAGGCATAGTATTTTTGACAAACCTGACATTTCAAAGCAACAATGTCTGTTAAACTGTGATAATGCACACATCGTGATTGAGCATCTAAGCCAATTCCAAATACCATCATATTTCCATTCATTGTATTAGTTTAAAAAACTATTCTCTCTTTGTCAACCCGTTTTTTAAATAAGGTTAACAAAAACACCAAAAAAACACCTCAAGAATTAGAAGCCACTTAAAGAGACCCTCCCACAAAAATTTGTGAGCTAGGGTCACTATTCATTGGTCATTTTTAAGTTATAATAGAAGAAAAATGAGAAATGAGTGACTATCTATGAAAAAAGAAAAATGGTTGGCCTACACACTCTTCATCGCCCACAGCATGACCTTACTTCTTAACTATTTAACTGCAACTGGATATTTAACAGGTCACAGTCAAAAAGACATTTCTAATCACTACCATACCCTAATCACCCCTTCATCAGCAGCTTTTTCTATCTGGTCCGTCATTTATTTTTTACTTCTTATCATTATTGTCAAAGCTTATCTGACAAAAGAAGCTACTTATCTTGAAAAACTTAAAGCCATTTACCCATTTGTTATGGGAACTTTCCTTTTTAATGCTTTGTGGGTCATCAGTTTTACAAGTCATCAGATTGGCTTATCTACACTGCTAATTTCACTTTATACTGTATTTCTGCTAATAATCCTTATCTTTTTAAAGCAATTGGAAAACAAACTCTCTCTTCTTAGTATGAGTTTTGGCATCCACTTTGGCTGGTTACTCATTGCAACACTTGTCAATTGGACAATCTTTTTTCAAAAAATCAACTGGGAACAGCCTGTTATTTCAACAATACTATTAGCAATTATTCTTGTACTTCTTAGTATTTTTGTCATTTGGCTTGCCAACAAAATCAACAACCCTTTTGTCTTACCACCACTCAGTTGGGCCTTTTACTTTATCTTTACCGAAAATCAACTTGGACCAGTTCATTTGGCTAAAATAACAATTGGTTTTTTAGCTCTTGCTTTAGCCATTCTTATAGCACTTACTTTTAGTTATATGATGATTCAAAGCTTGCGAAAACAACACTATTAACAAGAAAAACCCTTGAACAAGGCATAAACTTCCTTGTCCAAGGGCTTTTTAATTAGAAATTACGTGATGATTTATTGTAACCATAACGTTCCAAGAAATCTTCTCTAAACTCAAGAAGGTTATCATCCATAATGGCTTGACGCACTTTTTTCATCAAGTTGACAAGGAAGTAAAGGTTATGGTAGCTTGTCAAACGAATTCCAAAGGTTTCATCTGCTTTAAGCAAGTGACGAATATAAGCTCTTGTGTAATTTTGACAAGTATAACAATCACAGTCATGGTCAAGTGGTGTAAAATCTTCAGCAAACTTAGCATTTTTAACAACCAAACGCCCTTGACTCGTCATACAGGTTCCATTACGAGCAATACGTGTCGGAAGAACACAATCAAACATGTCAACCCCACGGATAACGCCATCAATTAAACTATCTGGAGCACCAACTCCCATTAGATAGCGTGGCTTGTTTTCAGGCAACAAAGGAGTTGTAAAGTCAAGCACCGCATTCATTTCATCATGGGTTTCTCCAACTGCTAAACCACCAATTGAATAACCTGGGAAATCCATAGCGACTAAATCAGCAGCTGATTGACGACGTAAATCTTCAAATCCAGCCCCTTGAACAATCCCAAAAAGACCTTGATCATGTGGACGACGGTGGGCTTTGAGGCCACGTTCTGCCCAACGGCTTGTTCTTTCAATTGATTTTTTAACATAGTCATATGGCTGGTAAAATTGTGGGCACTCATCAAAACTCATCATGATATCTGAACCTAAATTGTTCTGAATGGAGATTGCTTTTTCAGGTGACAAAAACATTTTAGAGCCGTTTAAATGGTTTTTAAAGGTAACGCCTTCTTCTGTGATGTTACGAGAATCGGCCAGAGAATAAACTTGGAAACCACCTGAGTCAGTTAAAATTGGCTGATCCCAATTCATGAATTTATGCAAGCCACCTGCACGCGCAATCAGGTCATCGCCAGGGCGTAACCATAAGTGATAGGTGTTTGAAAGAATAATGCCTGAACCCATCTCTTTTAACTCTTCTGGTGATTGCGTCTTTACAGTGGCTTGGGTACCAACTGGCATAAACATAGGTGTTGGAAAAGTGCCATGTGGGGTAATAATTTCTCCCAGACGGGCACCTGTGCGCTTATCTTTTTTGATAAGACGGTATTTAATTGGATAATCTGTCATTTTTTCCTCGCTTTCAAGAAATACAGTCTTGAGCTTTTTTATGATGACTCACCTTAGTGAGAACCACTTTATTCTATCAAATTTTAAGCCTCTTGTCATTCCAATCGACAAGTTAATCAAACGATTTCTTATCCCTATTAGTATGTTATAATAAATGAAAGGAGTTACAATGACACATTCACTACTAAAAAAAGAAGCTAAAGCTTGCTTAGAAAATTTACCTGGTAAAATCTTGCTTTACCTTTTACCTCTATTATTGACACTATTTCAATTTGGACTTCAAGTTCACCAAAGATACCTCTTAGAAATGGGCGCCGCAATAGCAACTGCCCCTTCACTTTTTCCTCTATTGCTTAGAATCATCTCAGCCTTCCTTTTTCTTTCAGCTTCATTTGCCCTTCTTGCTGCTCTTCGTGGGCAAAAGGATAAATTGACTGTCAACGATAGTACGCTGAGCTTGACTCGGCCTTATTTTTGGAAATCAACTTTTCTATTACTTTTTCGCTACCTCCTAAATACTTTATGGTCACTTACCTTTTTCATTGGTGTGGTTATCCTGACAGTTGGAACGATCTTGGCTTTTGGTGCACTAAATAAAGGGAACCCTCTAACAGGACCTCTTTTGCTATCTGGTCTTGGCCTAAGCGTTACCATTATAGGAGCAATCATTGCTTTAAATCGGAAAATCGCATATAGTATGGCTGGACCAATCATGTATGATCAGATACGTCTGAACACTTACATTGGCTCAGTTGAGTGTCTTAATGATAGTGTGGCTTTGATGAAAGGGCACAAATGGCAATATTTCAAACTGGTTTGTAGCTTTATCGGTTGGTTCATCCTAGTTATATTTAGTCTGGGTATCTTAGCTTTCTATGTTATTCCCTACTACAAAACCACTAGTCTATGCTTCTATGAAAAACTTCGCAAAGCACATGAAGCTGAACTAGCAGACACATCATTAACTGAATAGAATTAAAAGAGACTGCACTGAGCAATCTCTTTTTGATTGTATTTTAGAAATGTCTTTTTTGAGCCTTCTTTTGGCAGTCTGGGCAAATGCCGTAAGCAATGATTGGAATCCGTGTGATTTGATAACCTGTCTGTTCAAAGGCTTCCTTTGCCACATCCATAACATCAACATCCATGAAATCAGCAATTTTCCCACAAATTTCACAAACAGCATTAACATGCTGGTGCCCCATAAAATCATAGTAAGTTGTTAAGTCGTTGGAAATTTTAATTTCACTAACAAAGCCCTCATCTACTAAAACTTTTAAGTTATTATAAACAGTCGCAAGACTCATATTTGGAAAGTCATCTTTCAAATCACGATAGATCCTATCAGCACTTGGATGCTCGGTTGATCTAATCATATAAGAAATGATTGCCTTACGCGTCTCTGTAATGCGAATATGTTTTTCTCTGAGATGCTCTAAAACATTTTCATAGGCATCTAAAGCTTGCTGATTATGCGAATGGACATCCATGTATGCATCTCTCCTAACTTTCATTTTAATAGACAAAAAGCCTTTATTTTAATTGGCTATAAAACCAATTCCTTGTAATCAATTTTTAAACAACGGTTCATGACAATATCATGACGGTTATTAGCTCTTAATAGCTCTTCAGCCTCTTGACTCTCTAAACCTAGTTGTGCCCAGAAAACCTTAGCATCTGTTTCAAGAAAGTCATTAGCAACATCTAAAAGAGCTTGACTAGGCCTAAAAACATCAACGATATCAATAGCAACTGGCACTTCTTTTAGACTGGCATACACCACTTGACCGAGAATTTCTTGACCAGCACATGTGGGATTAACAGGAATAATCTGGTATCCCATAGCTTGCATGAATTTAGCAACCCTGTAAGCTGCAGACTCACTTCTTTGCGACAAGCCAACAACAGCAATAGTCTTAGCATGTTCCATATAGTCTTTAATACAATTCTCATTAGGATTTTGAAAAGCGTAAGCCATTGTCCTATTTCCTCACTGTCACAAACTCCCCAAAGAGCATTTTCTCATATTATAACATAAAAATGGCAATTCAGTAGCTTGAACCACTGACTAAATCAGTATTTATTTTGCTTCATACCAACTTTGTCCAGCATTTTCATCAGCTCTCAAAGGTACACTTAGAGCAACTGCCGCTTCCATGGTTTCCTTAACCAAAGCCTTAATAGCAGGCAATTCAGCCTCTGGGACCTCAAGAACTATCTCATCATGCACCTGCAAAAGCATACGACTCTCGAACTGCCCATCTGCCAAAGCTTTATCCAAATTAATCATTGCGATTTTAAGAATATCGGCTGCGCTGCCTTGAATAGGCGAATTAATGGCTGTACGCTCCGCAAAAGAACGGATATTGAAATTGCGAGAATTAATCTCCGGTAATTCACGACGGCGTTTAAACAAGGTTTCTACGTAGCCTTTGTCCTTAGCTTCGCGGACAACAGTATCCATATATGATTTAATGCCTGGGTACTGTTGGAAGTAAGTATCAATATAGTCCTTGGCCTGTTTACGACTAATCCCTAAATTGTTTGACAAGCCAAAATCTGAAATACCATACACAATGCCAAAATTGACAGCCTTAGCATTGCGACGGTCATTAGCTGTGACATCTTCTGGTTTTGCAATGCCAAAAACACGCATAGCCGTTGAGGTATGAATATCAGCATCTTCATTAAAAGCAGCAATCAAATGCTGATCACCTGAAATATGTGCTAACACACGCAATTCAATCTGTGAATAGTCCGAACTTAACAAAAGAGAACCCTCTTTTGAAGCCGTAAAGGCTTTACGAATTAATCGCCCTTGTTCCAGACGAACAGGAATATTTTGCAAGTTAGGATCTGAACTTGATAAACGACCTGTTTGTGTCAAATCTTGCACATAACGGGTGTGGATTTTACCATCACTCATAATGTAATCTTGTAGACCAATAACATAAGTTGACTGCAACTTGGTGATTTGGCGGTAGTCCAAAATCTTAGCCACAATTGGCGCAATAGGTGCTAAGCGTTCCAAAACATCAACTGCTGTTGAATAACCCGTTTTAGTTTTCTTGGTCATTTCAAGAGGCAACTGCATTTTTTCAAACAGAATAACCCCTAGTTGTTTCGGTGAATTAATATTGAATTCTTCTCCAGCCATCTCATAGATTTCTTGTGTGAGACTTTCAATAATTATTTTATTTTGCTCCGCCATGTCAACTAAGCTCTCTTTATTGACCTTAATGCCAGCAATTTCCATTTTAGCTAAGACGTTCGCTAAAGGAAGTTCAATGTCCGTAAAAAGTTCTGATTGTTGGTGTTCTTCTAGTTTCGCTAGCATAGTAGCTCTGCTATCAACCAAGACCTTTACTTTACGTGCTAAATGATCAAGGAAAATAGCTTTTTCTGGAAAGGCCCGTTTGACACCTTTTCCATATACAGCTTCATCACTTGCAAGGGTCATCGTCGTGTGTAGGCGAGCAATTGTTTCCAGTTCATTATCTTCAACATTAGACAAGAGGTAATTAGCTAAACGTGCATCATAAGCAGCCGCAGGCACAGCAATCTCTAAATGGCTTAGGAGCACTTTTGCTCTCTTAAAATCATAGGTTGCCATTGGTTTAGCAAGAAAGGTTTTAAATAATGGGTCTTTGAGTAATTCTTGATTCTCAGAAACAAAAATCCTCTGGCTATTTCCCCATGCAAAAGCAGCAATAGACTCACGGTGATAATTCTCATTTAAGACTTCAAAATAAATCACATCGTCATCTGCGAAATGCTCTTTTGTCAGTTGCTCTACTTCTTGGAAATTGATTTCTTCTTTTTCAGCTTCAGGCATAGTTTGAGCAAGACCTGCTCTTAATTGATGAAAGCCCATGTCCTCATAAAAGGCAGCTAAAGTGTCAAGATTTGGTCCCTTATAAGCAAGATCATCCAAGCCAATTGTGATGGGGGAAGTGGTGTTAATTGTCGCCAAAGTTTTTGATAAGAAGGCTTGTTCTTTATCATTTATCAAGTTTTCCTTCATTTTTGACGCCTTAAAGCCATCAACATTCTCATAAATGCCTTCTAGGCTGCCAAATTCATGAAGCAATTTTAAACCTGTTTTTTCACCAATCTTAGTAACACCAGGAATATTATCTGATTTGTCTCCCATAAGAGCTTTTAAATCAATAAATTGTGCTGGCGTTAAGCCCATTTTTTCCATCAAATAGGCGGGTGTGAACTCTTCAAATTCGGCTACGCCTTTTTTAGAAATTTCAACAACCGTATTTTCATCTGTTAGCTGGATCAAATCCTTATCACCGCTGACAATGGTAACGTCAAAGGGCACTTCTGTGCGTTCAGCCATCTTATCCAAAGTTCCGATAATGTCATCAGCTTCATAATTATCTAAGTCATAAAAGGGAACTCCAAGAGCCGTTAGCATTTCTCGGATGTAAGGGAATTGCTCCCGAAATTCCTCAGGAGTTTTAGCACGACCAGCCTTGTAATCAGCAAACATTTCTGTACGAAAAGTTGTTTTGCCTGCATCAAATGCCACTAAGATATGAGTGGGATCAACACGTTTCATCATATGGTCAAGCATCAAATGAAAACCATAGATGGCATTGGTGTGGAGACCTGCTTGATTTTTAAAGCGGTCAATTTGATTGTAAAGTGCAAAAAAAGCACGAAAAGCTACTGAAGAGCCATCAATTAATAATAATCTGTTCTTTTTATCCATAGCCCTATTATAGCACAAGCTATCAGCCTTTTAGGCTAGAAAGAATCTTTAATTACCGATAAAAAACCTTCTAAAGCCAAATAGCTTTAGAAGGTTTGGTTAAACATAGACTTAATGAGTCCATTTAGCAACTTTGTCTTGATTTTCTTTAATCCATTTTTTAGCAGCTGCTTCTGGTGTCATTCCTTTATTGATATCAAGCATGACTTTTTCCATATCTTCTTTCGTCCAGTTAAACTTATCAATGATTTTGTATAGTTCAGGTTTATCTTTTTTCAAGCCTTTACGTGCAATGGTATTGATATTTTCTGACGAACCATAGGATTTTTTGGGATCCTCAAGGTATTTCAAATCATACTTAGCAAACATCCAGTGAGGAGACCAGCCGGTAATGACAATCTCTTCTTTTTTCTTGATGGCCTGATCAAGGGCTGTTGTCATAGCACCTGTTGAAGCAGATGTCACTTCCCAATCCGACAAATTAGCGTAATCTTTTTGGGATTGCTTGGCGGCAGACATAATCCCTGCACCAGGCTCAATCCCTGTAATTTTTTGTTGTGCTTCTTTGCTTAAATCTTCAATGCTATTAACAGTTGTCATATAGCTTGGAACAACCAAACCTAATTTTGTTCCTTTTAAATTAGGTCCTAAATCATCAAGTTTAGATTTGTATTTTTCATATTGCTTACCATGGGTAACTGGCAACCATGCACTGGTTGAAAAATCAGCATTCCCATTAGCAACTGTTTGCCACATGATGGCATTGTCAAGGGGCGTCATTTCAACATCAAAGCCTTCTTGTTTTAAAACTTGGGCAATAACATGTGTTGAAGAGACTTCTGAATCCCACTGTACATAAGCAATTTTAACTTTTTC
Protein-coding sequences here:
- a CDS encoding CHY zinc finger protein, with product MVFGIGLDAQSRCVHYHSLTDIVALKCQVCQKYYACYHCHDEMENHPFAATDTSEALPVICGACRTFLSRKEYETKACPNCQKPFNPECARHSSIYFN
- a CDS encoding tryptophan-rich sensory protein, which translates into the protein MKKEKWLAYTLFIAHSMTLLLNYLTATGYLTGHSQKDISNHYHTLITPSSAAFSIWSVIYFLLLIIIVKAYLTKEATYLEKLKAIYPFVMGTFLFNALWVISFTSHQIGLSTLLISLYTVFLLIILIFLKQLENKLSLLSMSFGIHFGWLLIATLVNWTIFFQKINWEQPVISTILLAIILVLLSIFVIWLANKINNPFVLPPLSWAFYFIFTENQLGPVHLAKITIGFLALALAILIALTFSYMMIQSLRKQHY
- the tgt gene encoding tRNA guanosine(34) transglycosylase Tgt, translating into MTDYPIKYRLIKKDKRTGARLGEIITPHGTFPTPMFMPVGTQATVKTQSPEELKEMGSGIILSNTYHLWLRPGDDLIARAGGLHKFMNWDQPILTDSGGFQVYSLADSRNITEEGVTFKNHLNGSKMFLSPEKAISIQNNLGSDIMMSFDECPQFYQPYDYVKKSIERTSRWAERGLKAHRRPHDQGLFGIVQGAGFEDLRRQSAADLVAMDFPGYSIGGLAVGETHDEMNAVLDFTTPLLPENKPRYLMGVGAPDSLIDGVIRGVDMFDCVLPTRIARNGTCMTSQGRLVVKNAKFAEDFTPLDHDCDCYTCQNYTRAYIRHLLKADETFGIRLTSYHNLYFLVNLMKKVRQAIMDDNLLEFREDFLERYGYNKSSRNF
- a CDS encoding DUF975 family protein, coding for MTHSLLKKEAKACLENLPGKILLYLLPLLLTLFQFGLQVHQRYLLEMGAAIATAPSLFPLLLRIISAFLFLSASFALLAALRGQKDKLTVNDSTLSLTRPYFWKSTFLLLFRYLLNTLWSLTFFIGVVILTVGTILAFGALNKGNPLTGPLLLSGLGLSVTIIGAIIALNRKIAYSMAGPIMYDQIRLNTYIGSVECLNDSVALMKGHKWQYFKLVCSFIGWFILVIFSLGILAFYVIPYYKTTSLCFYEKLRKAHEAELADTSLTE
- the perR gene encoding peroxide-responsive transcriptional repressor PerR — translated: MDVHSHNQQALDAYENVLEHLREKHIRITETRKAIISYMIRSTEHPSADRIYRDLKDDFPNMSLATVYNNLKVLVDEGFVSEIKISNDLTTYYDFMGHQHVNAVCEICGKIADFMDVDVMDVAKEAFEQTGYQITRIPIIAYGICPDCQKKAQKRHF
- a CDS encoding CoA-binding protein; translated protein: MAYAFQNPNENCIKDYMEHAKTIAVVGLSQRSESAAYRVAKFMQAMGYQIIPVNPTCAGQEILGQVVYASLKEVPVAIDIVDVFRPSQALLDVANDFLETDAKVFWAQLGLESQEAEELLRANNRHDIVMNRCLKIDYKELVL
- the polA gene encoding DNA polymerase I encodes the protein MDKKNRLLLIDGSSVAFRAFFALYNQIDRFKNQAGLHTNAIYGFHLMLDHMMKRVDPTHILVAFDAGKTTFRTEMFADYKAGRAKTPEEFREQFPYIREMLTALGVPFYDLDNYEADDIIGTLDKMAERTEVPFDVTIVSGDKDLIQLTDENTVVEISKKGVAEFEEFTPAYLMEKMGLTPAQFIDLKALMGDKSDNIPGVTKIGEKTGLKLLHEFGSLEGIYENVDGFKASKMKENLINDKEQAFLSKTLATINTTSPITIGLDDLAYKGPNLDTLAAFYEDMGFHQLRAGLAQTMPEAEKEEINFQEVEQLTKEHFADDDVIYFEVLNENYHRESIAAFAWGNSQRIFVSENQELLKDPLFKTFLAKPMATYDFKRAKVLLSHLEIAVPAAAYDARLANYLLSNVEDNELETIARLHTTMTLASDEAVYGKGVKRAFPEKAIFLDHLARKVKVLVDSRATMLAKLEEHQQSELFTDIELPLANVLAKMEIAGIKVNKESLVDMAEQNKIIIESLTQEIYEMAGEEFNINSPKQLGVILFEKMQLPLEMTKKTKTGYSTAVDVLERLAPIAPIVAKILDYRQITKLQSTYVIGLQDYIMSDGKIHTRYVQDLTQTGRLSSSDPNLQNIPVRLEQGRLIRKAFTASKEGSLLLSSDYSQIELRVLAHISGDQHLIAAFNEDADIHTSTAMRVFGIAKPEDVTANDRRNAKAVNFGIVYGISDFGLSNNLGISRKQAKDYIDTYFQQYPGIKSYMDTVVREAKDKGYVETLFKRRRELPEINSRNFNIRSFAERTAINSPIQGSAADILKIAMINLDKALADGQFESRMLLQVHDEIVLEVPEAELPAIKALVKETMEAAVALSVPLRADENAGQSWYEAK